The Carassius gibelio isolate Cgi1373 ecotype wild population from Czech Republic chromosome B9, carGib1.2-hapl.c, whole genome shotgun sequence genome includes a region encoding these proteins:
- the LOC127965487 gene encoding oligodendrocyte transcription factor 1-like, with translation MQAVSGFRCKEQGEGSLQQLMPRIVRVTGGSGSGAGVLQGPQRSSKPPRELSVEEQQELRRKINSRERKRMQDLNVAMDALREVMVPYSSSTGVGGALQYPYLPPGAPPTGRRLSKISTLVLARNYILLLGSSLQEMRRLLGEVSIGMGASGTVPRLLLTGGWPFLTGPGQLLLSPLEQQMGAAKCPLLPQGTQEEPLAWGSGSMSASPVCQCGVCRTPRVVHVNLTTRLPK, from the coding sequence ATGCAGGCTGTGTCTGGTTTTAGGTGCAAAGAGCAGGGCGAGGGCTCTTTGCAGCAACTCATGCCAAGAATTGTACGGGTAACAGGAGGATCAGGCTCCGGTGCTGGGGTTCTCCAAGGGCCTCAGAGATCTTCTAAACCCCCTCGTGAGCTTAGTGTGGAAGAGCAACAGGAGCTACGGAGAAAGATCAACAGTCGTGAGAGAAAGAGAATGCAGGACCTTAACGTGGCCATGGATGCTTTACGGGAGGTCATGGTGCCCTACTCTTCTTCCACTGGTGTAGGTGGAGCACTGCAGTACCCTTACCTCCCTCCTGGAGCCCCTCCAACCGGGCGCCGCCTGTCTAAGATCTCTACGCTGGTGCTGGCCCGTAACTACATCCTACTCCTAGGCTCCTCCTTGCAGGAGATGAGGCGTCTGTTGGGCGAGGTCAGCATCGGGATGGGCGCCAGCGGGACTGTACCACGTCTGCTGCTGACAGGAGGGTGGCCATTTCTTACCGGGCCAGGACAGCTTCTGCTTTCCCCTCTTGAGCAGCAAATGGGTGCAGCAAAGTGCCCTCTTCTGCCTCAGGGTACTCAGGAGGAGCCCTTGGCATGGGGGTCAGGCAGCATGTCGGCGAGCCCGGTGTGCCAGTGTGGGGTGTGCCGGACCCCACGGGTGGTGCATGTTAATCTCACCACACGCTTGCCAAAATGA